From Vitis vinifera cultivar Pinot Noir 40024 chromosome 3, ASM3070453v1, the proteins below share one genomic window:
- the LOC100243470 gene encoding uncharacterized protein LOC100243470: MGFTCAQGVLTLLVLTASMLAVGTASRPIAVRPANHWNFGFNNSFWGPRNGHPFHPNNNNTRPPKKFIVGGSDHWRYGFNYTDWALNNGPFYVNDTLVFKYDPPSKTTFPHSVYLLPNLRSFLTCDLSRAEQVATVAQGGGEGFEFVLKNWWPHYFACGEHDGLHCKEGMMKFFVMPLLGPYHG; encoded by the exons ATGGGTTTCACTTGTGCACAAGGGGTACTCACCTTATTGGTATTAACTGCGTCCATGTTAGCAGTTGGTACGGCAAGCAGACCCATTGCAGTCAGGCCTGCAAACCATTGGAATTTCGGCTTCAACAACAGCTTTTGGGGTCCCAGAAATGGTCATCCATTTCACCCCAATAATAATAACACCCGACCTCCCAAGAAGTTCATCGTGGGTGGATCAGACCATTGGCGCTATGGCTTTAACTACACTGACTGGGCTCTCAATAATGGCCCCTTCTACGTTAATGATACTTTAG TGTTCAAGTATGATCCTCCAAGCAAGACAACATTTCCTCACAGTGTGTACTTGCTGCCAAATCTTCGGAGCTTCTTGACATGCGACCTCAGCAGGGCGGAGCAGGTGGCTACGGTGGCTCAAGGAGGCGGTGAGGGTTTCGAGTTTGTGCTGAAGAACTGGTGGCCTCACTACTTTGCCTGCGGGGAACATGATGGGTTGCATTGCAAAGAGGGGATGATGAAGTTCTTTGTGATGCCGCTGCTTGGTCCTTACCATGGCTGA